A single genomic interval of Neisseria leonii harbors:
- the acnB gene encoding bifunctional aconitate hydratase 2/2-methylisocitrate dehydratase yields the protein MLEAYRKAAAEREALGIPALPLDAKQTESLIELLKNPPAGEEAFLVDLLANRIPPGVDDASKVKASFLAAVAEGSAESPLVSPEYAAELLGTMLGGYNIHPLIELLDNDKLAPIAAEGLKHTLLMFDAFHDVQEKAEQGNAHAKAVLQSWADAEWFTSREAVPEKITVTVFKVDGETNTDDLSPAPDAWSRPDIPLHALAMLKNPRDGISPDKPGEVGPIKLLEELKAKGHPVAYVGDVVGTGSSRKSATNSVIWHTGRDIPFVPNKRFGGVCLGGKIAPIFFNTQEDSGALPIEVDVSQLKMGDVVDILPYEGKIVKNGETVAEFELKSQVLLDEVQAGGRINLIIGRGLTAKAREALGLPASDKFRLPQPPAESNAGFSLAQKMVGRACGLPEGQGVRPGTYCEPRMTTVGSQDTTGPMTRDELKDLACLGFSADLVMQSFCHTAAYPKPVDVKTHKELPEFISTRGGVSLRPGDGVIHSWLNRLLLPDTVGTGGDSHTRFPLGISFPAGSGLVAFAAATGVMPLDMPESVLVRFSGKLQPGVTLRDLVNAIPLYAIKQGLLTVAKAGKKNIFSGRILEIEGLPDLKVEQAFELSDASAERSAAGCTVKLNQEPIIEYMKSNIVLMKNMIADGYQDARTLERRIKAMEAWLADPQLLEADADAEYAAVIEINMDDIKEPIIACPNDPDDVCFMSEKSGTAIDEVFIGSCMTNIGHFRAASKLLEGKSDIPVRLWVAPPTKMDANQLSDEGHYGVLGRAGARMEMPGCSLCMGNQAQVREGATVMSTSTRNFPNRLGKNTNVFLGSAELAAICSKLGKIPTVEEYRANIGIINEQGDQIYRYMNFNEIAKYSEVADTVKV from the coding sequence CGTAGACGATGCGTCCAAAGTCAAAGCCTCGTTCTTGGCCGCCGTTGCCGAGGGCAGTGCCGAAAGCCCGCTGGTGTCGCCCGAATATGCTGCCGAACTGCTGGGTACCATGCTCGGCGGTTACAATATCCACCCGCTGATTGAGCTGCTGGATAACGACAAGCTGGCGCCGATTGCGGCCGAAGGCCTGAAACACACGCTCTTGATGTTCGATGCTTTCCACGATGTGCAGGAAAAAGCCGAGCAGGGCAATGCACATGCCAAAGCCGTATTGCAGTCTTGGGCGGATGCCGAATGGTTTACCTCCCGCGAAGCCGTTCCCGAAAAAATTACCGTAACCGTCTTCAAGGTAGACGGCGAAACCAATACCGACGATCTGTCTCCCGCCCCCGATGCGTGGAGCCGTCCCGACATTCCGCTGCACGCGCTGGCGATGCTGAAAAACCCGCGCGACGGTATTTCCCCCGATAAGCCTGGCGAAGTCGGCCCCATCAAACTCTTGGAAGAACTGAAAGCCAAAGGCCATCCGGTAGCTTATGTCGGCGACGTAGTCGGCACCGGTTCTTCACGCAAATCGGCCACCAACTCAGTCATCTGGCACACCGGCAGAGACATTCCTTTTGTGCCGAACAAACGTTTCGGCGGTGTGTGTCTGGGCGGAAAAATCGCTCCGATTTTCTTCAATACCCAGGAAGATTCGGGCGCACTGCCGATCGAAGTCGATGTATCGCAACTGAAAATGGGCGATGTGGTCGATATTCTGCCGTATGAAGGCAAAATCGTGAAAAATGGCGAGACGGTTGCCGAATTTGAATTGAAGTCGCAGGTGCTGCTGGACGAAGTGCAGGCCGGCGGGCGCATCAATCTGATTATCGGCCGCGGTCTGACAGCCAAAGCGCGCGAAGCACTGGGCTTGCCCGCTTCCGACAAATTCCGCCTGCCTCAGCCGCCAGCCGAAAGTAATGCCGGTTTCTCGCTGGCGCAGAAAATGGTCGGCCGTGCCTGCGGCCTGCCCGAAGGCCAAGGTGTCCGTCCCGGCACTTACTGCGAACCGCGCATGACTACTGTCGGCTCGCAAGACACCACCGGCCCGATGACCCGTGACGAGTTGAAAGACTTGGCCTGCTTGGGCTTCTCTGCCGACCTAGTGATGCAGTCGTTCTGCCACACCGCCGCTTATCCGAAACCGGTGGACGTGAAAACCCACAAAGAGCTGCCTGAATTTATTTCCACGCGCGGCGGCGTTTCGCTGCGTCCGGGCGACGGCGTGATTCACTCATGGCTCAACCGTCTGTTGCTGCCCGATACCGTCGGTACCGGCGGCGACTCGCACACCCGCTTCCCTCTGGGCATTTCTTTCCCCGCAGGTTCCGGGCTGGTGGCCTTTGCCGCCGCCACCGGCGTGATGCCGCTGGATATGCCCGAAAGCGTATTGGTGCGCTTCTCCGGCAAATTGCAGCCGGGGGTTACGCTGCGCGATTTGGTCAATGCGATTCCGCTGTATGCCATCAAGCAGGGTCTGCTGACTGTGGCCAAAGCCGGCAAGAAAAACATTTTCTCCGGCCGCATTCTGGAAATCGAAGGCCTGCCCGATTTGAAAGTGGAACAGGCGTTTGAGCTGAGCGACGCTTCTGCCGAGCGTTCGGCCGCCGGCTGTACCGTGAAGCTCAATCAAGAGCCGATTATCGAATACATGAAGTCCAATATCGTGTTGATGAAAAACATGATTGCCGACGGCTATCAAGATGCGCGCACCTTGGAACGCCGCATCAAGGCCATGGAGGCTTGGCTGGCCGATCCGCAGCTTTTGGAAGCCGATGCCGATGCCGAATATGCGGCTGTCATCGAAATCAATATGGACGACATCAAAGAGCCGATTATCGCTTGCCCGAACGATCCCGATGATGTGTGTTTTATGTCCGAAAAATCCGGTACGGCAATCGACGAAGTCTTTATCGGTTCGTGCATGACCAATATCGGCCATTTCCGTGCCGCTTCCAAACTGCTGGAAGGCAAGAGCGATATTCCGGTACGCCTGTGGGTGGCACCGCCGACCAAAATGGATGCAAACCAATTGTCCGACGAAGGCCACTACGGCGTACTCGGCCGTGCCGGTGCGCGTATGGAAATGCCCGGCTGCTCGCTGTGTATGGGCAATCAGGCGCAAGTACGCGAAGGTGCCACCGTGATGTCCACCTCCACCCGCAACTTCCCCAACCGTTTGGGTAAAAACACCAATGTGTTCTTGGGTTCGGCGGAACTGGCTGCGATTTGCTCCAAGTTGGGCAAAATCCCGACAGTTGAGGAATACCGGGCCAATATCGGTATCATCAACGAACAGGGCGATCAGATTTACCGCTACATGAACTTTAACGAAATCGCCAAATACAGTGAAGTTGCCGATACGGTAAAAGTGTAA
- the pstB gene encoding phosphate ABC transporter ATP-binding protein PstB: MQASKITVRNFNFYYGSFHALKNINLDIPANQVTAFIGPSGCGKSTLLRTFNRMYDLYPGMRAEGELLLDGKNILDKSVDLNLLRAKVGMVFQKPTPFPMSIYDNVTFGVKLYEKLSKSDLDDRVEWALKKAALWGEVKDKLKQSGNSLSGGQQQRLCIARAVAAKPEVVLLDEPTSALDPISTAHIEELVTELKQDYTIAIVTHNMQQAARVSDYTAYMYLGELIEVDHTDKMFKNPSRKETEDYITGKFG, from the coding sequence ATGCAAGCGAGCAAAATCACCGTCCGCAACTTCAATTTCTACTACGGCAGCTTCCATGCCCTGAAAAACATCAATCTGGATATTCCCGCCAACCAGGTTACGGCCTTTATCGGCCCGTCGGGCTGCGGCAAATCCACCCTGCTGCGTACTTTCAACCGTATGTACGACCTCTATCCCGGTATGCGCGCCGAAGGCGAACTGCTCTTGGACGGAAAAAACATTCTGGACAAAAGTGTCGATCTGAACCTGCTGCGTGCCAAAGTCGGCATGGTGTTCCAAAAACCGACCCCGTTTCCGATGTCGATTTACGACAATGTTACTTTCGGCGTGAAACTGTATGAAAAATTGAGCAAAAGCGACTTGGACGACCGCGTGGAATGGGCGCTGAAAAAAGCCGCGCTGTGGGGCGAGGTAAAAGACAAGCTCAAACAGAGCGGCAACTCACTGTCCGGCGGCCAGCAGCAGCGTCTGTGCATCGCCCGTGCTGTGGCGGCCAAGCCCGAAGTGGTGCTGCTGGACGAGCCGACCTCCGCACTTGATCCGATTTCCACCGCCCACATCGAAGAATTGGTAACCGAACTGAAACAGGACTACACCATCGCCATCGTTACCCACAATATGCAGCAGGCCGCCCGCGTTTCCGACTATACCGCCTATATGTATCTGGGCGAGCTGATTGAAGTGGATCATACGGACAAAATGTTCAAAAACCCGAGCCGCAAAGAAACCGAAGACTACATTACCGGCAAATTCGGCTGA
- the pstA gene encoding phosphate ABC transporter permease PstA, with translation MNASLYSRRRFINRFNLTMAWLTMAFGLFWLGWIFVTLFGHGFSGLSLGLFTADTPPPGVEGGLRNAILGSLLITLFGLLVGTPIGILCGIYLAEFGQRSKMAAATRFINDILLSAPSIVIGLFIYELVVVRQGHFSGWAGALALSLLVVPVVVRTTEDMLKLVPNSLREAAYALGTPKWKLVSMVTLRAAKAGVLTGILLAFARISGETAPLLFTALNNQFFSINMNQPIANLPNVIYQFAMSPYADWHKLAWAAALLITLTVLAANITARYVGNRK, from the coding sequence ATGAACGCTTCCCTGTATTCCCGCCGCCGGTTCATCAACCGCTTCAATCTGACCATGGCTTGGCTGACAATGGCTTTCGGCCTGTTCTGGCTGGGCTGGATTTTCGTTACCCTGTTCGGCCACGGTTTCAGCGGCCTGAGTCTCGGCCTCTTTACTGCCGACACCCCGCCGCCGGGCGTGGAGGGCGGTCTGCGCAACGCCATTCTCGGCAGCCTGCTGATTACACTGTTCGGCCTGCTGGTCGGCACCCCCATCGGCATTTTGTGCGGTATTTACCTGGCCGAATTCGGCCAGCGCAGCAAAATGGCCGCCGCCACCCGTTTTATAAACGATATTCTGCTTTCCGCCCCCTCCATCGTCATCGGTCTGTTCATCTACGAACTGGTCGTCGTGCGCCAAGGCCACTTCTCCGGTTGGGCCGGTGCACTGGCACTGTCCCTGTTGGTGGTACCGGTAGTGGTGCGCACAACAGAAGACATGCTCAAACTGGTTCCCAACTCGCTGCGCGAAGCCGCTTATGCGCTGGGTACGCCGAAATGGAAACTGGTCAGCATGGTCACACTGCGCGCGGCCAAGGCCGGCGTGCTGACCGGCATTCTGCTGGCTTTTGCCCGCATCTCCGGCGAAACCGCACCGCTGCTGTTTACCGCACTGAACAACCAGTTTTTCAGCATTAATATGAACCAGCCCATCGCCAACCTGCCGAACGTCATCTACCAGTTTGCCATGTCGCCTTATGCCGACTGGCACAAGCTGGCCTGGGCCGCCGCCCTGCTGATTACCCTGACCGTTCTGGCTGCCAACATTACCGCGCGCTATGTCGGCAACCGCAAATAA
- the pstC gene encoding phosphate ABC transporter permease subunit PstC — MTELSRQLKRQRLLDGLFVGTTRTFAFLVLASLAGILISLIVGAMPSMREFGFGFFTSAEWDTVAGRYGALAPVYGTLVTSAIALLIAVPVSFGIAVFLTELCPIVLRRPLGICIELLAGIPSIIYGMWGLFVFAPFFSEYIQPLFIKYLGPLPLVGILFQGAPMGIGLFAAALILAIMIIPYIASVMRDVFAVTPPMLKESAYGLGSTTWEVMRHVVLPYTKAGVVGGIILGLGRALGETMAVTFVIGNTFNISASLYTSGVSITSALANEFAEAANPMHLSSLLYLGLILFVITFVVLCLSKVMLLRMSRNEGRSH, encoded by the coding sequence ATGACCGAGCTTTCCAGACAACTGAAACGCCAGCGTCTGCTGGACGGTTTATTTGTCGGCACCACGCGCACTTTCGCTTTTCTGGTGCTGGCCAGCCTTGCGGGCATTCTGATTTCACTGATTGTCGGTGCGATGCCGAGTATGCGCGAATTCGGTTTCGGATTCTTCACTTCGGCAGAATGGGACACGGTGGCCGGGCGCTACGGCGCACTGGCACCGGTGTACGGCACGCTGGTCACTTCGGCCATCGCTCTGCTGATCGCGGTGCCGGTCAGTTTCGGTATTGCGGTTTTTCTGACCGAATTGTGTCCGATTGTGCTGCGCCGCCCGCTGGGCATCTGTATCGAACTGCTGGCCGGCATTCCTTCGATTATTTACGGTATGTGGGGGCTGTTTGTCTTTGCCCCGTTTTTCTCTGAATACATTCAGCCGTTATTCATCAAATATCTCGGCCCGCTGCCGCTGGTCGGCATACTGTTCCAGGGCGCGCCGATGGGTATCGGCCTGTTTGCCGCCGCGCTGATTCTGGCGATTATGATTATTCCCTATATCGCTTCCGTGATGCGCGATGTGTTTGCAGTCACACCGCCGATGCTCAAAGAATCGGCCTACGGTTTGGGCAGCACCACGTGGGAAGTGATGCGTCATGTAGTTCTGCCCTACACCAAAGCCGGTGTGGTCGGCGGCATCATTCTCGGACTGGGCCGTGCCTTGGGCGAAACCATGGCAGTCACATTCGTCATCGGCAACACCTTCAACATCAGTGCCAGCCTCTATACTTCGGGCGTATCGATTACCTCTGCTTTGGCCAACGAATTTGCCGAAGCAGCCAATCCGATGCACCTCTCCTCGCTGCTTTATCTGGGTTTGATTCTGTTTGTCATTACCTTTGTCGTACTCTGCCTGTCCAAAGTCATGCTGCTGCGCATGAGCCGCAACGAAGGCCGCAGCCACTAA
- a CDS encoding amino acid aminotransferase — protein MFFDNIQAAPADPILGLGEAFKAEQRAQKVNLGIGVYKDAQGQTPIVKAVKEAEKRLLDSENTKNYLTIDGVADYNEQTQILLFGENSEVIASNRAKTAQSLGGTGALRVAAEFIKRQTGAQNIWISTPTWPNHNAIFQAVGIPVRDYRYYDKTTHGLDWNGLIEDLSQARAGDVVLLHGCCHNPTGIDPTPEQWRQLADMAAEKGWLPLFDFAYQGFANGLEEDAYGLRVFAEKNRELLVASSYSKNFGLYNERVGAFTLVAADTETAGRAFSQVKSIIRTLYSNPASHGGSTVALVLKDAELKAQWIAELDEMRGRIKQMREKFVALLKEKGAKQDFDFIVRQNGMFSFSGLTPEQVDRLKDEFAVYAVRSGRINVAGITDDNIDYLCESIVGVL, from the coding sequence ATGTTCTTCGACAATATCCAAGCCGCACCGGCCGACCCGATTCTGGGTTTGGGCGAAGCCTTCAAAGCCGAGCAGCGCGCGCAAAAAGTCAATCTCGGCATCGGTGTCTATAAAGACGCACAAGGGCAGACCCCGATTGTCAAAGCCGTCAAAGAAGCCGAAAAACGCCTGCTGGACAGTGAAAACACGAAAAACTATCTGACCATCGACGGCGTGGCCGACTACAACGAACAAACCCAAATTCTGCTGTTCGGCGAAAACAGCGAAGTCATCGCTTCCAACCGCGCCAAAACGGCACAAAGTTTGGGCGGCACCGGCGCGCTGCGCGTGGCGGCCGAATTTATCAAACGTCAAACCGGTGCGCAAAATATCTGGATTTCCACCCCGACCTGGCCGAACCACAATGCCATTTTCCAAGCCGTCGGCATCCCTGTCCGCGACTACCGCTATTACGACAAAACCACCCACGGCTTGGACTGGAACGGCCTGATCGAAGATTTGTCCCAAGCCCGGGCGGGCGATGTGGTGCTGCTGCACGGCTGCTGCCACAACCCCACCGGCATCGATCCCACGCCCGAACAATGGCGGCAATTGGCCGATATGGCGGCCGAAAAAGGCTGGCTGCCGCTGTTCGACTTCGCCTATCAGGGCTTTGCCAACGGCTTGGAAGAAGATGCCTACGGGCTGCGCGTGTTTGCCGAAAAGAACAGAGAATTGCTGGTTGCCAGCTCGTATTCCAAAAACTTCGGCCTCTATAACGAGCGCGTGGGCGCGTTTACGCTGGTGGCCGCCGATACCGAAACCGCCGGCCGCGCTTTCAGCCAAGTCAAATCGATTATCCGCACGCTGTACTCCAACCCTGCCTCACACGGCGGCTCAACCGTCGCACTGGTGTTGAAAGACGCGGAGCTGAAAGCGCAATGGATTGCCGAGCTGGACGAAATGCGCGGCCGCATCAAACAGATGCGCGAAAAATTTGTCGCGCTGCTGAAAGAAAAAGGTGCCAAACAGGATTTCGACTTTATTGTCCGGCAAAACGGTATGTTCTCGTTCTCCGGCCTCACACCCGAACAGGTGGATCGTCTGAAAGACGAATTTGCCGTCTATGCCGTCCGTTCCGGCCGTATCAATGTGGCCGGTATCACCGACGACAATATCGACTATCTGTGTGAGAGCATTGTCGGAGTGCTATAA
- a CDS encoding SIMPL domain-containing protein (The SIMPL domain is named for its presence in mouse protein SIMPL (signalling molecule that associates with mouse pelle-like kinase). Bacterial member BP26, from Brucella, was shown to assemble into a channel-like structure, while YggE from E. coli has been associated with resistance to oxidative stress.), producing the protein MKRIIMCGLMLAALPAAAEGLNYNVVSFSESATALVANDLMDVRLTVREEGGDRQAVSNAVTRKLNILNARIRGQEAMESELVHRSVSPRYEKGKVAAWLDQATVRVQSRDFQALNKLIAQSQQEAVLQGMNFRVSAQKRSETVNRLSRQALENFQARAEVVSRTLGFSGYKIVNLNLDSSFNSYSGGMRAAKMAPVAMALSDAPEMVTDNPGSEEITQTVSGSIQM; encoded by the coding sequence ATGAAACGGATCATCATGTGCGGGCTGATGCTGGCGGCACTGCCTGCGGCAGCCGAGGGGCTGAATTACAATGTGGTGTCGTTCAGCGAGAGTGCGACGGCACTGGTGGCCAACGACTTGATGGATGTACGCCTGACCGTGCGTGAAGAGGGTGGCGACCGGCAGGCGGTCAGCAATGCGGTAACGCGCAAGCTGAATATCCTGAATGCGCGTATCCGCGGACAGGAGGCAATGGAAAGCGAGCTGGTGCACCGCAGTGTTTCGCCGCGTTACGAAAAGGGTAAAGTGGCGGCTTGGCTCGATCAGGCAACTGTCCGTGTGCAGAGCCGGGATTTTCAGGCGCTGAACAAACTGATTGCGCAAAGCCAGCAGGAAGCAGTGTTGCAGGGCATGAATTTCCGTGTTTCTGCGCAAAAACGCAGTGAAACCGTGAACCGGCTGAGCCGTCAGGCTTTGGAAAATTTTCAGGCACGGGCGGAAGTCGTCAGCCGGACTTTGGGCTTTTCGGGGTATAAAATTGTGAACCTGAATCTGGACAGCAGTTTTAACAGCTACAGCGGGGGTATGCGGGCGGCGAAGATGGCACCGGTCGCCATGGCGCTGTCGGATGCGCCGGAAATGGTTACCGATAATCCGGGCAGCGAAGAGATAACGCAGACGGTCAGCGGTTCGATTCAGATGTAG
- the ilvA gene encoding threonine ammonia-lyase, biosynthetic has product MSALPHRHYLTKVLTSSVYDVAVETPLEAARSLSGRLKNRILLKREDLQPVFSFKIRGAYNKMASLSPEELARGVITASAGNHAQGVALSAQKLGCTATIVMPETTPQIKVDAVRARGGRVVLAGTSYTDAYNHAVKLVAESGLSYIPPFDDPEVIAGQGTIGMEIIRQHPKPIDAVFVPIGGGGLAAGVAAFIKHVRPEIKVIGVETDDACAMKQSIDAGKRVELKDVGLFADGTAVKLVGEETYALCRDLLDDIILVDTDAVCSALKDIFDDTRSITEPSGALALAGLKAYIAQSGCENQTLIAVNSGANMNFHRLRHVSERSELSEGNEGIFAVSIPEAPGSFLKFINVLGNRNITEFNYRYGDDQTAHIFVGIQAAGAKDLAKISEELSAAGLPNTDLTHDEMSKIHIRYMVGGRTHKIADERVISFEFPERPGALAAFLNHMQSSWNITLFHYRNHGADYGRVLVAIDVPPADDAAFAAFLDNLGYTYQDETDNTAYRLFLGRPDDEAKAV; this is encoded by the coding sequence ATGAGCGCCCTACCCCACCGCCATTATCTGACCAAAGTCCTCACATCGTCCGTTTACGATGTGGCCGTCGAAACCCCGCTGGAAGCAGCGCGCAGTCTGTCAGGCCGTCTGAAAAACCGGATTTTGCTCAAACGCGAGGATTTGCAGCCGGTATTTTCGTTCAAAATCCGCGGTGCCTACAATAAAATGGCTTCACTTTCACCGGAAGAGCTGGCGCGCGGCGTGATTACCGCCAGCGCGGGCAACCATGCGCAGGGCGTAGCGCTTTCAGCACAAAAGCTCGGCTGCACCGCTACAATTGTGATGCCGGAGACCACGCCGCAGATTAAAGTCGATGCGGTACGTGCGCGCGGCGGCCGCGTCGTGCTGGCCGGCACTTCCTACACCGATGCCTACAACCATGCCGTCAAACTGGTTGCCGAAAGCGGTTTGAGCTACATTCCGCCTTTTGACGACCCCGAAGTGATTGCCGGACAGGGCACCATCGGCATGGAAATTATCCGCCAGCATCCCAAGCCGATTGATGCGGTTTTCGTTCCCATCGGCGGCGGCGGACTGGCGGCAGGCGTAGCAGCATTTATCAAACACGTCCGCCCCGAAATCAAGGTTATCGGCGTGGAAACCGACGATGCCTGCGCCATGAAGCAGTCGATTGATGCCGGAAAACGGGTGGAATTGAAAGATGTCGGCCTGTTTGCCGACGGCACCGCCGTGAAACTGGTGGGCGAAGAAACCTACGCCCTGTGCCGCGACCTGCTCGACGATATTATTCTGGTGGACACCGATGCCGTATGCAGCGCGCTGAAAGACATTTTCGACGACACCCGCAGCATCACCGAACCTTCCGGCGCGCTCGCGCTGGCCGGCCTGAAAGCCTATATCGCCCAATCGGGTTGCGAAAACCAGACCCTGATTGCCGTCAACAGTGGTGCGAACATGAATTTCCACCGTCTGCGCCACGTTTCCGAGCGCAGCGAGCTAAGCGAGGGCAACGAGGGGATTTTTGCCGTTTCCATTCCCGAAGCACCGGGCAGCTTTCTCAAATTTATCAATGTACTGGGCAACCGCAACATCACCGAATTCAACTACCGCTACGGCGATGATCAAACCGCGCATATTTTTGTCGGCATTCAGGCGGCCGGTGCCAAAGACTTAGCCAAAATCAGCGAAGAACTCAGTGCCGCCGGCCTGCCCAATACCGACCTGACCCACGACGAAATGTCGAAAATCCATATCCGCTATATGGTGGGCGGGCGGACGCACAAAATCGCCGACGAGCGTGTCATCAGTTTTGAATTCCCCGAACGGCCCGGCGCATTGGCGGCGTTCCTCAACCATATGCAGAGCAGTTGGAACATCACACTTTTCCACTACCGCAACCACGGTGCCGACTACGGCCGCGTGCTGGTAGCCATCGACGTCCCGCCTGCCGATGATGCCGCCTTCGCCGCCTTCCTCGACAATTTGGGCTACACCTATCAGGACGAAACCGACAACACCGCCTACCGCCTGTTTCTCGGCCGTCCCGATGATGAAGCAAAGGCCGTCTGA
- a CDS encoding D-alanyl-D-alanine carboxypeptidase family protein has protein sequence MKKTVCAAVLAAALLTQYAPAAGNAAASQPQTAAAAEPAAAPVLPQPPQVAAAAYLVQDLQSGRILAGKDLDTQIEPASLTKLMTAYLTFKALEEGVLKPDQELLASQAAWRAEGSRMFVNLGKPVSVSDLLKGLIVQSGNDAAIILAEALGGTEAGFADKMNVQAQQLGMKNTRFINATGLPGEGHLTTVRDLALLSAAIIRDYPQYYPIYSMKSFKYNNIDQPNRNLLLYRDPSVDGLKTGHTASAGYNLIASSNRNGRRVLSVVVGTDSPEARAAESSKLLNWALQSFDTLKAYQAGQTVSQVKLYKGAANTVAVGFLDDAYLTFSRGSSKDIRPVLETVQPVLAPVSKGQVLGKLKIMSGGQEIESRDVVALNDVGEAGWFGRVYDSIVLWFKQMFAD, from the coding sequence ATGAAAAAAACTGTCTGCGCAGCGGTATTGGCCGCCGCGCTACTGACCCAATACGCTCCGGCTGCCGGTAATGCAGCCGCTTCCCAACCGCAAACCGCCGCCGCAGCCGAACCGGCCGCCGCTCCGGTACTGCCCCAACCGCCCCAGGTTGCCGCTGCGGCTTATCTGGTGCAGGATTTGCAAAGCGGCCGGATTCTGGCCGGCAAGGATTTGGATACCCAAATCGAACCGGCCTCGCTGACCAAGTTGATGACGGCCTATCTGACGTTCAAAGCACTGGAAGAAGGGGTGCTCAAACCCGATCAGGAACTGTTGGCTTCGCAGGCGGCATGGCGTGCAGAAGGCTCGCGCATGTTTGTCAATCTGGGCAAGCCCGTGAGCGTGAGCGACCTGCTCAAAGGGCTGATTGTGCAGTCGGGCAACGATGCGGCGATTATTCTGGCCGAAGCCTTGGGCGGTACGGAAGCCGGTTTTGCCGACAAAATGAACGTGCAGGCACAGCAGCTGGGCATGAAAAACACCCGCTTTATCAATGCCACCGGCCTGCCGGGCGAAGGGCATCTGACAACGGTGCGCGATTTGGCCCTGCTCTCGGCGGCGATTATCCGCGACTATCCGCAGTATTATCCGATTTACTCGATGAAATCGTTTAAATACAACAATATCGATCAGCCCAACCGCAATCTGCTGCTGTACCGCGACCCGAGCGTGGACGGCCTGAAAACCGGCCATACCGCCAGCGCGGGCTATAATCTGATTGCATCCAGCAACCGCAACGGCCGCCGCGTGTTGAGTGTGGTGGTCGGAACCGACAGCCCCGAAGCGCGGGCGGCCGAAAGCAGCAAACTGCTCAACTGGGCATTGCAGTCGTTCGATACGCTGAAAGCTTATCAGGCCGGCCAGACGGTTTCGCAGGTCAAACTTTATAAGGGTGCTGCCAATACAGTAGCTGTGGGTTTTTTGGACGATGCCTATCTCACGTTTTCCCGGGGCAGCAGCAAAGACATCCGGCCGGTACTGGAAACCGTACAGCCCGTTCTGGCGCCGGTCAGCAAAGGTCAGGTGCTGGGCAAGCTGAAAATCATGAGCGGCGGCCAAGAGATTGAGTCGCGCGATGTGGTGGCGTTGAACGACGTCGGCGAAGCGGGCTGGTTCGGCCGCGTGTACGACAGCATTGTGTTGTGGTTCAAACAAATGTTTGCCGATTGA
- a CDS encoding YqjD family protein has product MKKDFDNQKEALLKEVRSVLDEVEGLYEAGVDRGSEEAKALSEKLKDKLAAAQDKLQDFESEATRRVKKHAAQADAYVQDKPYYAMGFAALAGLVVGVLLNRR; this is encoded by the coding sequence ATGAAAAAAGATTTTGACAACCAAAAAGAAGCATTGTTGAAAGAAGTCCGTTCCGTATTGGACGAAGTGGAAGGCCTGTATGAAGCAGGTGTGGATCGCGGTTCCGAAGAGGCCAAAGCCCTGTCTGAAAAGCTGAAAGACAAACTGGCTGCCGCCCAGGACAAATTGCAGGACTTTGAAAGCGAAGCAACCCGCCGCGTGAAAAAACACGCCGCACAGGCCGATGCTTATGTACAGGACAAACCTTACTACGCAATGGGCTTTGCCGCACTGGCAGGTCTGGTGGTCGGCGTTCTGTTGAACCGCCGCTGA
- a CDS encoding phage holin family protein, whose protein sequence is MSLSRSISRYKTLLNKGTDLLLLRLQILQMDVSQQLGTLVRLLAVVAVAAVLALVALISLLFGLNAVLPRETAVWTFFGIGGGLLLLIAVLFAWALSGWRHQCSEVNRVLGDIRRDLAYLRGDVTADTLNQTELEKHEQIKP, encoded by the coding sequence ATGAGTTTGAGCCGCAGCATCAGCCGCTATAAAACGCTGCTGAACAAGGGAACCGATCTGCTGTTGCTGCGTTTGCAGATTTTGCAGATGGACGTATCGCAGCAGCTGGGAACACTGGTACGGCTGCTGGCCGTGGTCGCGGTGGCGGCTGTTTTGGCACTGGTGGCCTTGATCAGTCTGCTGTTCGGCCTGAATGCCGTTTTGCCTCGGGAGACGGCTGTGTGGACATTTTTCGGTATCGGCGGGGGACTGCTGCTGCTGATTGCCGTGCTGTTTGCATGGGCATTGTCGGGCTGGCGGCACCAATGCTCGGAAGTAAACCGTGTTTTGGGCGATATCCGCCGTGATCTGGCCTATTTGCGCGGTGACGTGACGGCCGATACGTTGAACCAAACGGAGTTGGAGAAGCATGAGCAGATTAAACCGTAA